A genomic segment from Roseofilum capinflatum BLCC-M114 encodes:
- a CDS encoding N-acetylmuramoyl-L-alanine amidase, which produces MGQIIRKIYLHWSGTHYNWATPGHYHTVVMSDGTVKRHTGYDQMLRTHTYARNTNSVSICCSCMGGVAWRDYPPTTIQIDNMCKEVASLALDLGWGVNDITISSVMTHAEAAANRDFSKWQAWRGTGVSFGTARYYGLPHDNYGPISWHDGWPGGTAERWDWWQLKSSDRGGVGGDILRDKVRSFMQAAADPDLQKIENYQQETECKIFFGGRVVSTGYILSDNRCYARLLDLTSPFQIRIGTVQSGDIRFINLVSDKYRPKYITDAPIIPSFPNVDIYLNRPLDVNGNAIGDQDFPVQPFVQGVLLKRSTYVILADFCKELGIDYAYRGADKSIHLGTKTAPPL; this is translated from the coding sequence ATGGGTCAAATCATTCGGAAAATCTATTTACACTGGAGTGGAACGCACTATAATTGGGCAACTCCTGGCCATTACCATACCGTAGTCATGAGTGATGGCACAGTTAAACGGCACACGGGTTACGATCAAATGTTGCGGACTCATACTTATGCCCGTAACACCAATTCTGTCAGTATCTGTTGCTCCTGTATGGGAGGCGTGGCTTGGCGGGATTATCCCCCCACCACGATCCAAATTGACAATATGTGCAAGGAAGTGGCATCTCTTGCTCTAGATTTGGGTTGGGGAGTCAATGATATTACTATCTCTAGTGTGATGACTCACGCCGAAGCAGCCGCTAATCGAGATTTTTCTAAGTGGCAAGCTTGGCGAGGTACTGGAGTCTCTTTTGGTACAGCAAGATACTATGGGCTACCCCATGATAACTATGGCCCCATTAGTTGGCATGATGGATGGCCGGGAGGGACAGCCGAGCGCTGGGACTGGTGGCAACTGAAATCTTCCGATCGCGGTGGTGTAGGGGGTGATATTTTACGGGATAAAGTTCGGAGCTTCATGCAAGCTGCTGCCGATCCGGACTTACAAAAAATCGAAAACTATCAGCAGGAAACGGAATGCAAGATCTTCTTTGGGGGTCGAGTCGTTTCTACAGGCTATATTCTTTCCGATAACCGGTGTTATGCTCGGTTATTAGATTTAACATCACCTTTCCAGATCCGAATTGGTACAGTCCAAAGCGGGGACATCCGGTTTATTAATTTGGTTTCGGATAAATACAGGCCCAAATACATCACTGATGCTCCCATTATTCCCAGTTTTCCCAATGTTGATATTTACCTGAATCGTCCTTTAGATGTGAATGGGAATGCCATTGGCGATCAAGATTTCCCAGTACAACCCTTTGTACAAGGAGTCTTATTAAAGCGTTCTACCTATGTCATCTTGGCAGATTTCTGTAAAGAATTAGGTATTGACTATGCCTATCGGGGTGCGGATAAGTCTATCCATTTAGGCACGAAAACAGCTCCTCCCCTGTAA